In a genomic window of Bacillus sp. (in: firmicutes):
- a CDS encoding VOC family protein, whose protein sequence is MIKIEGIHHVSLVVTDLERAITFYRDQLGLKEIKRPPFDFPGAWFAIGENQQLHLIVHPTSQTLRKDGGIDSRDGHFAIRVKDYEATLNHLKRQGIEVKEKPNSRSGFKQIFCTDPDGNIIEFHVPRN, encoded by the coding sequence GTGATCAAAATTGAAGGTATTCATCATGTCAGCCTTGTAGTAACAGACTTAGAGCGAGCCATCACTTTTTATAGAGATCAACTAGGATTAAAGGAAATTAAACGCCCACCGTTTGATTTTCCAGGTGCGTGGTTTGCCATTGGAGAGAACCAACAATTGCATCTGATCGTACACCCAACATCCCAAACGTTACGAAAAGATGGGGGGATAGATTCAAGAGACGGTCACTTTGCCATTCGTGTGAAAGATTATGAGGCTACATTGAATCATCTTAAAAGACAAGGGATCGAGGTAAAAGAAAAACCAAATAGTCGAAGTGGATTTAAACAAATTTTTTGCACTGATCCCGATGGAAATATTATTGAATTTCATGTTCCCCGGAACTAA
- a CDS encoding AhpC/TSA family protein, whose protein sequence is MNSLLEAIEHYKQNAGKRIPDEVRAIMAKATEELKASDKGKGLKVGEQAPDFSLPDATGKEVQLSSLVKKGPVVLTFYRGAWCPYCNLELQAYQQVLEELHQAGAELVAISPQSPNKSLTTKEKNELSFYVLSDVGGEVAQKYNLLFTLPDYLIDVYKTFQLNVDQYNGDQSWNLPVPATFIIDRDQTIRYAYVDEDYTKRAEPKEVLEKVKQL, encoded by the coding sequence ATGAACAGTTTATTAGAAGCTATTGAACACTATAAACAAAATGCTGGTAAACGTATTCCAGATGAAGTACGAGCAATTATGGCAAAAGCGACGGAAGAATTAAAAGCTTCGGACAAGGGAAAAGGGCTAAAAGTTGGTGAGCAAGCTCCTGATTTCTCACTTCCAGATGCGACAGGTAAGGAAGTACAGTTATCATCGTTAGTAAAAAAAGGGCCAGTCGTACTTACCTTTTATCGAGGCGCTTGGTGTCCATATTGTAATCTAGAACTTCAGGCGTATCAACAAGTGCTAGAAGAATTACATCAAGCTGGAGCAGAGTTGGTCGCCATCAGTCCACAATCACCGAACAAATCATTAACGACCAAAGAGAAAAACGAACTCTCTTTTTATGTTTTAAGTGATGTTGGCGGCGAAGTTGCCCAAAAGTACAATTTGTTGTTTACTTTACCTGATTATTTAATTGATGTGTACAAAACATTTCAATTAAACGTCGATCAATACAATGGTGACCAGTCATGGAATTTACCAGTTCCGGCAACATTTATTATCGACCGTGATCAAACGATTCGCTACGCTTATGTCGATGAAGACTATACAAAACGAGCTGAGCCAAAAGAGGTTTTAGAAAAAGTGAAACAATTATAA